In Fluviicola taffensis DSM 16823, the following are encoded in one genomic region:
- a CDS encoding fasciclin domain-containing protein, with amino-acid sequence MKKSILSITIAASMTAFGVSSCGGSEEKMNEETKTEESAEMPAEEPAEEESFVLVGGAKMVPSKDIVDNAAGSADHTTLVAAVKAAGLVETLKGEGPFTVFAPTNEAFNKLPKGTVESLLKAENKGKLTSVLTYHVVAGSLKAGDLKAGQTLKTVQGENLMVTEKDGKWYVNGAQITIADVVSSNGVTHVIDAVVLPKKM; translated from the coding sequence ATGAAAAAGTCAATTTTATCGATTACAATTGCTGCTTCAATGACAGCATTTGGAGTATCAAGTTGTGGAGGAAGCGAAGAAAAAATGAACGAAGAAACCAAAACGGAAGAATCTGCTGAAATGCCTGCCGAAGAGCCTGCTGAAGAAGAATCTTTTGTCTTAGTTGGTGGAGCGAAAATGGTTCCTTCGAAAGACATCGTTGACAATGCTGCTGGTTCTGCAGATCACACGACGCTAGTTGCGGCAGTAAAAGCTGCTGGGTTAGTTGAAACATTAAAAGGAGAAGGTCCGTTTACAGTGTTTGCACCAACAAATGAAGCATTCAACAAATTGCCAAAAGGGACAGTTGAAAGCTTATTAAAAGCTGAAAACAAAGGGAAATTAACTTCGGTATTAACGTACCATGTTGTTGCTGGATCTTTAAAAGCAGGTGACTTGAAAGCAGGTCAAACATTGAAAACCGTTCAAGGTGAAAACTTAATGGTAACAGAAAAGGATGGGAAATGGTATGTGAATGGTGCTCAAATCACGATTGCAGATGTTGTTTCATCAAATGGTGTCACGCATGTAATTGATGCGGTTGTACTACCTAAAAAAATGTAA